Proteins from a single region of Sphingomonas morindae:
- a CDS encoding M23 family metallopeptidase: MRRAGPLLALLAAACAGTAPAPRAGGAAEAPRPPRPSPPPAPPQTAARFELDGAMSQGGMVLGRAPAGTVALHLDAEPVALAPDGRFLIGFGRDHGPTAELVARLVDGQTLRQTLTIRPRAWRIEALPIPRGTSPSPEFLARRSAELAQIRAARTASLTVASDGWRQRMAWPAIGRISGLFGAQRVYQGEKGAYHSGLDIARPQGSPVYAPADGVVLLAATDQVFSLEGHLLMVGHGMGLDSAFLHLSRILVRPGQRVRQGEQIGEVGMTGRATGPHLHWALTWHGERLDPLLVVPPPPAGTMPGLSVPAAP; this comes from the coding sequence ATGCGGCGCGCCGGGCCGCTGCTGGCGCTGCTCGCCGCCGCCTGTGCGGGCACCGCGCCGGCGCCGCGCGCGGGCGGGGCGGCCGAAGCGCCGCGTCCGCCTCGGCCATCGCCGCCGCCCGCGCCGCCGCAAACCGCCGCGCGGTTCGAGCTGGACGGCGCGATGAGCCAGGGCGGCATGGTGCTGGGCCGCGCGCCAGCCGGCACGGTGGCGCTGCATCTCGATGCGGAGCCGGTGGCGCTGGCGCCCGACGGGCGCTTCCTGATCGGCTTCGGCCGCGATCATGGCCCCACGGCGGAGCTGGTCGCTCGGCTGGTCGATGGTCAGACGCTGCGCCAGACGCTGACGATCCGCCCGCGCGCGTGGCGGATCGAGGCGCTGCCGATCCCGCGCGGGACCAGCCCCAGCCCCGAATTCCTAGCCCGGCGCAGCGCCGAACTCGCGCAGATCCGCGCCGCGCGCACGGCGTCGCTCACGGTGGCGAGCGATGGCTGGCGGCAGCGCATGGCCTGGCCCGCGATCGGCCGGATCAGCGGCCTGTTCGGCGCGCAACGTGTCTACCAGGGCGAGAAGGGCGCCTATCATAGCGGCCTCGACATCGCCCGGCCGCAGGGATCGCCCGTCTATGCGCCCGCCGATGGGGTGGTGCTGCTCGCCGCGACGGACCAGGTCTTCAGCCTGGAAGGCCATTTGCTGATGGTCGGACACGGCATGGGGCTGGACAGCGCCTTTCTCCACCTCTCGCGCATTCTCGTGCGCCCCGGCCAGCGGGTGCGCCAGGGCGAGCAGATCGGCGAGGTGGGGATGACCGGCCGCGCCACCGGCCCGCACCTCCATTGGGCGTTGACCTGGCATGGCGAGCGGCTCGATCCGCTGCTGGTGGTGCCGCCGCCCCCCGCCGGGACGATGCCCGGCCTTAGCGTTCCCGCCGCACCTTGA
- the purD gene encoding phosphoribosylamine--glycine ligase — MNVLLLGSGGREHALAWKLAQSPRLTRLFAAPGNPGIAAHAELAPLALDDADAILGFARERKIDLVVIGPEQPLVAGLADRLRDAGVAVFGPSAAAARLEGSKAFTKALCDRANVPTARYVRCESAERAKAALAHFGLPVVIKADGLAAGKGVVIATSAAEAEDAIDAMLGGRFGSAGRSLVIEEHLEGEEVSFFALSDGQTVVPLGSAQDHKRVGDGDTGPNTGGMGAYSPARVLTPALEAQVMAHIVEPSVAAMAAAGTPFAGVLFAGLMLTAEGPKLIEYNVRFGDPECQVLMLRLDEDLLTLLESAARGTLAARPVRWRDEAALTVVMAASGYPDAPRTGGAIDGIAEAEAEGAHVFHAGTRLEGAQLVAAGGRVLAVTARGATVADAQAAAYRAVDAVRFPSGFCRRDIGWREIARADAEARP, encoded by the coding sequence ATGAACGTCCTGCTGCTCGGCTCGGGAGGCCGCGAACATGCGCTCGCATGGAAGCTCGCGCAATCGCCGCGCCTTACCCGGCTCTTCGCCGCGCCGGGCAATCCGGGCATCGCGGCGCACGCCGAGCTGGCGCCGCTCGCGCTCGACGATGCCGACGCCATCCTCGGCTTCGCGCGCGAACGCAAGATCGATCTTGTCGTGATCGGGCCGGAACAGCCGCTGGTCGCCGGATTGGCGGATCGGCTGCGCGACGCCGGGGTGGCGGTGTTCGGCCCCTCGGCGGCGGCGGCGCGCCTGGAAGGCTCCAAGGCCTTCACCAAGGCGCTGTGCGATCGCGCCAATGTGCCGACCGCGCGCTATGTCCGCTGCGAATCGGCGGAGCGCGCCAAGGCCGCGCTCGCGCATTTCGGCCTGCCCGTGGTGATCAAGGCGGACGGGCTGGCCGCCGGCAAGGGCGTGGTGATCGCCACCAGCGCGGCCGAGGCCGAGGACGCGATCGACGCCATGCTCGGTGGCCGGTTCGGCAGCGCCGGCCGCAGCCTGGTGATCGAGGAGCATCTCGAGGGCGAGGAAGTCTCCTTCTTCGCGCTGTCGGACGGGCAGACGGTGGTGCCGCTCGGCTCGGCCCAGGATCACAAGCGTGTCGGCGACGGCGATACCGGTCCCAATACCGGCGGCATGGGCGCCTACAGCCCGGCGCGCGTGCTGACCCCGGCGCTCGAGGCGCAGGTGATGGCGCATATCGTCGAGCCATCGGTGGCGGCCATGGCGGCGGCGGGCACGCCCTTTGCCGGCGTGCTCTTCGCCGGGCTGATGCTGACGGCGGAGGGGCCCAAGCTCATCGAATATAATGTCCGCTTCGGCGATCCCGAATGCCAGGTGCTGATGCTGCGGCTGGACGAGGATCTGCTGACCCTGCTCGAGTCCGCCGCGCGCGGCACGCTCGCCGCGCGTCCGGTGCGCTGGCGCGACGAGGCGGCGCTGACGGTGGTGATGGCGGCGAGCGGCTATCCCGACGCGCCCCGCACCGGCGGCGCGATCGACGGGATCGCCGAGGCCGAGGCCGAGGGCGCGCACGTCTTCCACGCCGGCACCCGGCTGGAGGGGGCGCAGCTGGTCGCCGCCGGCGGTCGCGTGCTCGCGGTGACGGCGCGTGGCGCCACCGTGGCGGACGCGCAGGCCGCCGCCTATCGCGCGGTCGACGCGGTGCGTTTCCCATCCGGCTTCTGCCGCCGCGACATCGGCTGGCGCGAGATCGCGCGCGCCGATGCCGAGGCGCGGCCCTGA
- a CDS encoding TonB-dependent receptor domain-containing protein gives MTSKSIARRLLGTTFIAGVVLTCAPAFAQTAPASSATPAGSDPGASITPAGVNGGDQTGNNAIVVTGSRIPQPNLTSASPVTVLNSQAAKLQGTTRIEDLINTLPQAFASQGSAVSNGSSGTATVNLRNLGDQRTLVLVNGRRLMPGDPTSPTADLNFIPTALVKRVDVLTGGASSVYGSDAVAGVVNFILDTDFTGFGVDTQYGLYQHDNRDRYSQQLNAAAGYSAPSGNSANGHTIDANVKLGAGFDDNRGHVVAYFGYRKISAVDQSTRDYSNCGLSALSTGGYTCSGSATSFPAVLNLVSGGRYQVAPNGGLTRNVALFNANPYNYYQRPDERYTAGFFGHYDVADFFKPYAEFGFMADHTNAVIAPSGDFSNTTTINCNNPYLSATQSAVLCAPGNLVLNDPSNNASGAATFRNPDGTLYNKANVAIGRRNVEGGGRDADIRHTDFRIVLGTKGDVAKGLSYDAYFQYGETQYNLIYRNEFSVSRLNNAIDVISDANGNPACRAAITGADANCVPVNFFSSDPLSAAALNYLQVPGFQNGDNKETVVNASLTFLGDEYGLRSPFADHGLGLNFGAEYRRESLRLEVDNEFATGDLAGQGGPTLPLSGAFNVREVFVEAQLPLVEDKPFFHSLSVDGGFRYSDYSTSGSVESYKGQLTWAPIRDITFRGGYNRAVRAANVQELFQAQSVQIDGSTDPCAGTNPTFSAAQCVNLGVPTSRYGSILDNPSQQYNGLVGGNPQLKPETADTYTVGVILQPSFLRGFSASVDAFSIKVKNLIGTVGADVILQQCGLTGAAEFCNRVHRDQFGTLFLTSNGYVEDTNLNAGFLKTRGIDTNVSYNYRSSRWGTFGLSMVGTYLDEFRRNVVPADYDCAGFFGGTCGTPAPKWRHTARLSWTSPADIGLSLNWRFFGKVRYDKTSSQPDLAGSYGPSDARIGAQSYFDLVATTRVGDHLDMRLGVNNIADKKPPILSQAAAPIGSFGNGNTYPTVYDALGRYIFLGLSVNY, from the coding sequence ATGACTAGCAAGTCAATCGCCAGGCGATTGCTGGGCACGACGTTCATCGCCGGTGTCGTGCTGACCTGCGCGCCCGCCTTCGCCCAGACGGCGCCGGCTTCCTCGGCAACCCCAGCCGGCTCCGATCCGGGCGCCAGCATCACCCCGGCAGGCGTGAATGGCGGCGATCAGACCGGCAACAACGCGATCGTCGTCACCGGCTCGCGCATTCCGCAGCCCAACCTCACCTCGGCCAGCCCGGTCACGGTGCTGAACAGCCAGGCCGCCAAGCTGCAGGGCACGACCCGCATCGAGGATCTGATCAACACGCTGCCGCAGGCCTTCGCCTCGCAGGGCAGCGCCGTGTCGAACGGCTCCAGCGGCACCGCCACCGTCAACCTCCGCAATCTCGGCGACCAGCGCACGCTGGTGCTGGTGAACGGCCGCCGGCTGATGCCGGGCGACCCCACCTCGCCGACCGCCGACCTCAACTTCATCCCCACCGCGCTGGTGAAGCGCGTCGACGTGCTGACCGGCGGCGCCTCTTCGGTCTATGGTTCGGACGCGGTCGCGGGCGTCGTCAACTTCATCCTCGATACCGACTTCACCGGCTTCGGCGTCGACACGCAATATGGCCTCTACCAGCACGACAATCGCGATCGCTATTCGCAGCAGCTGAACGCCGCCGCCGGCTATTCGGCGCCGTCGGGCAATTCGGCCAACGGCCACACCATCGACGCCAACGTCAAGCTGGGTGCCGGCTTCGACGATAATCGCGGCCATGTCGTCGCCTATTTCGGCTATCGCAAGATCTCCGCGGTCGACCAGAGCACGCGCGACTACAGCAATTGCGGCCTCTCGGCGCTCTCGACCGGCGGCTATACCTGCAGCGGCTCCGCCACCTCCTTCCCGGCGGTGCTGAACCTCGTTTCGGGCGGCCGTTATCAGGTGGCGCCGAACGGCGGCCTGACGCGCAATGTGGCGCTGTTCAACGCCAACCCCTATAACTATTACCAGCGCCCCGACGAGCGCTATACGGCGGGCTTCTTCGGCCATTATGACGTGGCCGACTTCTTCAAGCCCTATGCCGAGTTCGGCTTCATGGCCGATCACACCAATGCCGTCATCGCTCCCTCGGGCGATTTCAGCAACACCACCACCATCAACTGCAACAATCCCTATCTGTCGGCCACGCAGTCGGCGGTGCTCTGCGCCCCCGGCAATCTGGTGCTCAACGATCCGTCCAACAACGCCAGCGGCGCCGCAACCTTCCGCAATCCGGACGGCACGCTCTACAACAAGGCGAATGTCGCGATCGGTCGCCGTAACGTCGAGGGCGGCGGGCGCGATGCGGACATCCGTCACACCGACTTCCGGATCGTGCTCGGCACCAAGGGCGATGTCGCCAAGGGTCTCAGCTACGATGCATATTTCCAATATGGTGAGACCCAGTACAATCTCATCTATCGCAACGAGTTCTCGGTTTCGCGCCTGAACAACGCGATCGACGTGATCTCGGATGCCAATGGCAATCCGGCGTGCCGCGCCGCGATCACCGGTGCCGATGCGAACTGCGTTCCCGTAAACTTCTTCTCCAGCGATCCGCTCAGCGCCGCGGCGCTCAACTATCTCCAGGTCCCGGGCTTCCAGAACGGCGACAACAAGGAGACGGTGGTCAACGCCTCGCTCACCTTCCTCGGTGACGAATATGGCCTGCGGTCGCCCTTCGCCGATCACGGCCTCGGCCTGAACTTCGGCGCCGAGTATCGCCGCGAGTCGCTCCGCCTCGAGGTCGACAACGAGTTCGCCACCGGCGATCTCGCCGGCCAGGGCGGCCCGACCCTGCCGCTTTCGGGCGCGTTCAACGTCCGCGAAGTGTTCGTCGAGGCGCAGCTTCCGCTCGTCGAGGACAAGCCCTTCTTCCACTCACTCTCGGTGGACGGCGGCTTCCGCTATTCCGACTACAGCACCTCGGGCTCGGTGGAATCCTATAAGGGCCAGCTGACCTGGGCGCCGATCCGCGACATCACCTTCCGCGGCGGCTACAACCGCGCCGTCCGCGCGGCCAATGTCCAGGAACTGTTCCAGGCCCAGTCGGTGCAGATCGACGGTTCGACCGATCCCTGCGCGGGCACCAACCCGACCTTCTCGGCGGCGCAGTGCGTCAATCTCGGCGTGCCCACCAGCCGCTATGGGTCGATCCTGGACAATCCGTCGCAGCAGTATAACGGCCTGGTCGGCGGCAACCCGCAGCTGAAGCCGGAGACGGCCGACACCTACACCGTCGGCGTGATCCTGCAGCCGAGCTTCCTCCGCGGCTTCAGCGCCTCGGTGGACGCCTTCTCGATCAAGGTGAAGAACCTGATCGGCACGGTCGGTGCCGACGTGATCCTGCAGCAGTGCGGCCTCACCGGCGCGGCCGAGTTCTGCAACCGCGTGCATCGTGACCAGTTCGGCACGCTGTTCCTCACCTCGAACGGCTATGTCGAGGATACCAACCTCAACGCCGGCTTCCTCAAGACCCGCGGCATCGACACCAACGTGTCGTACAATTATCGCAGCAGCCGCTGGGGCACCTTCGGCCTGAGCATGGTCGGCACCTATCTCGACGAGTTCCGCCGCAACGTGGTTCCCGCCGATTACGACTGCGCCGGCTTCTTCGGCGGCACCTGCGGCACGCCGGCGCCCAAGTGGCGTCACACGGCGCGCCTGAGCTGGACGAGCCCGGCCGATATCGGCCTGTCGCTCAACTGGCGCTTCTTCGGCAAGGTGCGGTACGACAAGACCAGCTCGCAGCCGGATCTCGCCGGCAGCTACGGCCCGTCCGACGCTCGTATCGGCGCGCAGAGCTATTTCGATCTGGTCGCCACGACCCGCGTCGGCGATCACCTCGACATGCGTCTGGGCGTGAACAACATCGCCGACAAGAAGCCGCCGATCCTCAGCCAGGCGGCCGCGCCGATCGGTTCGTTCGGCAACGGCAACACCTACCCGACCGTCTATGACGCGCTGGGCCGGTACATCTTCCTCGGCCTCTCGGTGAACTACTAA
- the xseA gene encoding exodeoxyribonuclease VII large subunit: MATPFDSVSGGLLADAAPGDNSPALSVSELSGALKRTVEDRFGHVRVRGEISGFKRHVSGHCYLTLKDDKACIDGVVWKGQAAGLRFRPEDGAEVIATGRLTTYPGRSKYQIVIERMELAGQGALMALLDKRRRQLAAEGLFDEARKRPLPFLPGVIGVITSPTGAVIRDILHRLADRFPSRVLVWPVPVQGEGAAERVAAAIAGFDALAPGGAVPRPDLLIVARGGGSIEDLWAFNEEVVVRAVAACRIPLISAVGHETDTSLCDFAADRRAPTPTAAAEMAVPVRGELLALVGTLGQRATGCTRRGADRAGERFQAVARRLPRADALLAPQRQRFDDAADRLPRALARLLAEARGDLAHAAGALRPGLLTTRLARERVRLDGAGRDLVRAAGQPLDRARRRLDQARLRPPLVQAMLAREAMRLTRLGRDLDRAAARPLDQARRRLGEARLRPALVAVPLARQQARLEALWRIAESLNPDRVLARGYARVEQGGKLVSSASAARAAAALELVFADGRVTVRPEAGASPPAPAPEPAAAPRRAKGDASLQPRLL; the protein is encoded by the coding sequence ATGGCCACCCCTTTTGATTCCGTATCTGGCGGGCTCCTAGCCGACGCGGCCCCGGGCGACAATTCGCCCGCTCTGTCCGTGTCGGAGCTGTCCGGCGCGCTCAAGCGCACGGTGGAGGACCGCTTCGGCCATGTGCGGGTGCGCGGCGAGATTTCCGGCTTCAAGCGCCATGTCTCGGGCCATTGCTATCTCACGCTCAAGGACGACAAGGCCTGTATCGATGGCGTGGTGTGGAAGGGGCAGGCGGCCGGGTTGCGCTTCCGCCCCGAGGATGGCGCGGAGGTGATCGCCACCGGCCGGCTCACCACCTATCCGGGCCGCTCCAAATATCAGATCGTGATCGAGCGGATGGAGCTGGCGGGCCAGGGCGCGCTGATGGCGCTGCTGGACAAGCGCCGGCGCCAGCTGGCGGCCGAGGGCCTGTTCGACGAGGCGCGCAAGCGGCCCTTGCCCTTTCTGCCCGGGGTGATCGGCGTCATCACCTCGCCCACCGGCGCGGTGATCCGCGACATTCTGCACCGGCTGGCGGACCGCTTTCCCAGCCGCGTTCTGGTGTGGCCGGTGCCGGTGCAGGGCGAGGGCGCGGCCGAGCGCGTGGCGGCGGCGATCGCCGGTTTCGACGCGCTAGCGCCGGGCGGCGCGGTGCCGCGCCCCGATCTGCTGATCGTGGCGCGCGGCGGCGGCTCGATCGAGGATCTCTGGGCCTTTAACGAGGAGGTGGTGGTGCGCGCGGTCGCCGCCTGCCGCATCCCGCTGATCTCGGCGGTGGGGCACGAGACCGACACGAGCCTGTGCGATTTCGCCGCCGATCGCCGCGCCCCCACGCCCACCGCCGCCGCCGAGATGGCGGTGCCGGTGCGCGGCGAGCTGCTCGCGCTGGTCGGCACGCTGGGCCAGCGCGCGACCGGCTGCACGCGGCGCGGCGCCGATCGCGCGGGCGAGCGGTTCCAGGCGGTGGCGCGGCGCCTGCCGCGCGCCGACGCGCTGCTCGCCCCCCAGCGCCAGCGGTTCGACGATGCGGCCGATCGGCTGCCGCGCGCGCTCGCCCGGCTTCTGGCCGAGGCGCGGGGCGATCTCGCCCATGCCGCCGGCGCGCTGCGGCCGGGGCTGCTCACGACGCGGTTGGCGCGCGAGCGCGTGCGGCTGGACGGGGCCGGGCGCGATCTTGTCCGCGCGGCGGGGCAGCCGCTGGATCGCGCGCGGCGACGGCTGGATCAGGCGCGGCTCCGTCCGCCGCTGGTGCAGGCGATGCTGGCGCGCGAGGCGATGCGGCTGACGCGGCTTGGCCGCGATCTCGACCGCGCCGCCGCGCGGCCGCTGGACCAGGCGCGGCGGCGGCTGGGCGAGGCGCGGTTGCGGCCGGCGCTGGTGGCGGTGCCGCTCGCCCGCCAGCAGGCACGGCTGGAGGCGCTGTGGCGCATCGCCGAAAGCCTCAATCCCGATCGCGTGCTGGCGCGCGGCTATGCGCGGGTGGAGCAGGGCGGAAAGCTTGTTTCCAGCGCGTCCGCCGCGCGCGCGGCGGCGGCGCTGGAGCTCGTCTTCGCCGATGGCCGGGTGACGGTGCGGCCCGAGGCCGGCGCCTCTCCGCCTGCGCCTGCACCCGAGCCCGCCGCCGCCCCGCGGCGCGCCAAGGGCGATGCTTCCCTTCAGCCCCGCCTTCTGTAG
- a CDS encoding DUF2093 domain-containing protein, with product MLMSQGGREARLRYLANSFRVLVPGDHVRCAITGESIALDRLRYWSVARQEAYASARAATEAALRG from the coding sequence ATGCTGATGTCCCAGGGTGGGCGCGAGGCGCGCCTGCGCTATCTCGCCAATAGTTTCCGCGTGCTGGTGCCGGGGGATCATGTGCGGTGCGCGATCACCGGCGAATCCATCGCGCTCGATCGGCTGCGCTACTGGAGCGTGGCGCGGCAGGAAGCCTATGCCTCCGCCCGGGCCGCCACCGAGGCGGCGTTGCGCGGCTGA